A DNA window from Brassica napus cultivar Da-Ae chromosome C1, Da-Ae, whole genome shotgun sequence contains the following coding sequences:
- the LOC106376089 gene encoding G-type lectin S-receptor-like serine/threonine-protein kinase At4g27290 produces MEAINVLPLLLISLLLTFLVTEATDIITANQTLKDGDTIVSKGGSFELGFFSPGGSRNRYLGIWYKKVSLQTVVWVANRDSPLYDLSGTLKVSENGSLRLFSGRDYIIWSSSSLEKPVVRNPIVQILDTGNLVVRNSGYDQDYIWQSLDYPGDTFLPGMKYGIDFSTGINRFLTSWISPDNPSTGNYTNKMDPSGVPQFFLKKNSVDVFRAGPWNGLRFTGMPHLKPNPIYRYEFVFTEEEVYYTYKLENPSVITRMQLNPNGALQRYTWVDSLQSWNFYLSAQMDSCDQYMLCGSYGSCNINESPACRCLKGFVPKSPEAYYAGDWSGGCVREVKMGCGKGEEDFLKISKLKLPDTRGSWYDMRMDLSECKRVCLRNCSCSAYSPFDIRDRGSGCILWFGDLIDIREYNENGQDLYVRLATSEIETSHGDLDRVSSRKQEEEDAELPFLDLEAIAEATSGFSDENKLGQGGFGPVYKGTLSCGQEIAVKRLSRTSRQGIEEFKNEIKLIAKLQHRNLVKILGYCVEEDERMLIYEYQPNKSLDSFIFVKERRKELDWPKRVEIIKGIARGLMYLHQDSRLRIIHRDLKASNVLLDSDMTPKISDFGLARTLGGDETEANTTRVVGTYGYMSPEYQIDGFFSLKSDVFSFGVLVLEIVSGRRNRGFCNQEHKLNLLGHAWRQYTEDKACELIDEALKESCTDVSEVLRAIHIGLLCVQQDPQDRPTMSVVVLMLSSDMLLLDPKEPGFYNERNLLYSDTTSINLEIPSKNFQTMSVIDPR; encoded by the exons ATGGAAGCAATTAATGTGCTTCCTCTGCTCCTCATCTCACTGCTTTTAACCTTTCTTGTCACGGAAGCAACCGATATCATCACAGCAAACCAGACTCTAAAAGATGGGGACACCATTGTTTCAAAAGGTGGTAGCTTCGAGCTCGGTTTTTTCTCTCCGGGAGGATCAAGAAACCGTTATCTCGGTATCTGGTACAAGAAAGTCTCTCTCCAGACCGTTGTTTGGGTCGCAAACAGAGATTCTCCTCTCTACGACCTCTCAGGAACCCTAAAAGTCTCTGAAAACGGGAGTTTACGTCTCTTCAGTGGCAGAGACTACATCATCTGGTCATCATCTTCTTTGGAGAAGCCCGTTGTAAGAAACCCTATCGTTCAGATTCTTGATACAGGTAACTTAGTCGTGAGAAACTCAGGGTATGATCAAGATTACATATGGCAGAGTTTAGATTACCCAGGAGATACGTTTCTTCCAGGAATGAAATACGGTATAGATTTTTCAACCGGAATAAACCGGTTCTTGACTTCTTGGATATCTCCAGACAATCCATCAACTGGTAATTACACGAACAAAATGGATCCAAGCGGTGTTCCACAgtttttcttaaagaaaaacTCGGTTGATGTTTTCAGGGCTGGTCCATGGAATGGTCTAAGATTCACCGGTATGCCTCACCTAAAACCTAACCCTATTTACCGATATGAGTTTGtcttcacggaggaagaagttTACTACACTTACAAGCTTGAAAACCCTTCAGTGATCACAAGAATGCAGCTGAATCCCAATGGAGCTTTGCAACGTTACACTTGGGTCGATAGCCTACAAAGCTGGAACTTCTATCTATCGGCTCAAATGGATAGCTGTGATCAATACATGTTGTGTGGGTCTTACGGAAGCTGCAACATCAATGAGTCTCCAGCTTGTAGGTGTTTAAAAGGGTTTGTTCCTAAATCTCCAGAGGCTTACTATGCAGGGGACTGGTCAGGAGGGTGTGTTAGAGAAGTGAAAATGGGTTGTGgtaaaggagaagaagacttTCTGAAGATTTCAAAGTTGAAGTTACCTGATACAAGAGGTTCTTGGTATGATATGAGAATGGATTTGAGTGAATGTAAGAGGGTATGCTTGAGAAACTGTTCTTGctcagcttattcaccttttgATATTAGAGATAGAGGAAGTGGATGTATTCTCTGGTTTGGTGATTTGATTGATATAAGAGAATATAATGAAAATGGACAAGATCTTTATGTGAGGCTTGCTACTTCTGAAATAG AAACTTCGCATGGCGATTTAGACCGTGTTTCCAGCAGGAAACAAGAGGAGGAAGATGCTGAGTTACCGTTTCTTGATCTTGAGGCCATTGCAGAAGCTACATCTGGATTCTCTGATGAGAATAAACTTGGACAAGGTGGTTTTGGACCTGTCTATAAG GGAACATTGTCTTGTGGACAAGAAATAGCTGTAAAGAGGCTTTCAAGAACGTCAAGACAAGGGATAGAAGAATTCAAGAACGAGATCAAACTCATTGCAAAGCTACAACACCGTAATCTTGTCAAAATTCTTGGCTATTGCGTGGAGGAAGATGAAAGAATGCTTATCTACGAGTATCAACCTAATAAAAGCTTGGATTCTTTCATTTTCGTTAAAGAACGGCGCAAAGAACTTGACTGGCCTAAACGAGTGGAGATAATCAAAGGGATTGCTCGTGGACTGATGTATCTCCATCAAGATTCAAGGCTTCGAATCATCCACCGTGATCTCAAAGCAAGCAATGTTCTGCTTGATTCTGATATGACTCCAAAGATATCGGATTTTGGATTGGCTAGAACCTTGGGAGGAGATGAGACTGAAGCAAACACAACCAGAGTGGTTGGAACATA TGGATATATGTCTCCGGAGTATCAAATCGATGGGTTTTTCTCATTAAAATCCGATGTATTCAGCTTCGGGGTTTTGGTTTTGGAGATAGTGTCAGGAAGAAGAAACCGCGGTTTCTGCAATCAAGAACACAAGCTGAACCTTCTTGGACAC GCTTGGAGGCAATACACAGAAGATAAAGCATGTGAGCTAATCGATGAAGCTTTAAAGGAATCGTGTACCGATGTTTCTGAAGTGTTAAGAGCTATTCATATTGGTCTGTTATGTGTACAACAAGATCCCCAAGACAGACCAACCATGTCAGTGGTGGTTCTGATGCTGAGTAGTGACATGTTGCTTCTTGATCCGAAAGAGCCTGGGTTTTACAACGAACGAAATCTCTTGTATTCTGACACTACATCGATTAATCTGGAGATTCCTTCCAAAAATTTCCAAACCATGAGTGTAATAGACCCTAGATAA
- the LOC106373186 gene encoding uncharacterized protein LOC106373186 — MQSEDKHQEQDQNHHPYQQPDPTKVIWKALQRMKLGADRSRWSVHDDAQKEFEKDHRLCLVAKGLNMEHQNSPGIKVALPKTWQLVGKVEGQINDDGTVNFYFDTEHHLLMVLEKQPYTYRGWLVVLDRWINRDSPTFLKQIPFKIRVEKLPDVYRRHSIVESICSRLGHVEEVTIVEPSIFREAEVTVKVYFDVDDQITLTREVEIIKGKTPVELDFRYEGLQKFCLLCGSLRHEYELCSECSKMQPRQFELMDIGTNPYASVQERDAAIREYITIKETGESSGTATLMQTEPPPALAAPRQMTQSRGQGVVINPAEAAPTQAHLQVVPATSAPDQRAKRKTPADKEEQASTSAKRIKTEHPNYGSVVLLKPQGEP, encoded by the coding sequence ATGCAATCGGAGGATAAACACCAAGAGCAGGATCAGAATCATCATCCCTATCAGCAACCAGATCCGACGAAGGTGATTTGGAAGGCATTACAAAGGATGAAGCTCGGAGCTGATAGATCGAGATGGTCTGTTCATGATGATGCCCAGAAGGAATTCGAAAAAGATCATCGACTCTGCCTTGTAGCCAAAGGCCTCAATATGGAGCATCAAAACTCGCCTGGAATCAAGGTAGCTCTACCCAAGACTTGGCAACTCGTTGGTAAAGTGGAGGGTCAGATTAACGATGATGGAACTGTCAACTTTTACTTCGATACCGAACACCATCTACTTATGGTCCTGGAGAAACAGCCATATACGTATCGAGGATGGTTGGTGGTGTTGGATAGGTGGATCAATAGAGACAGTCCGACCTTCTTAAAACAGATCCCCTTCAAGATCCGAGTTGAAAAGCTTCCTGATGTCTACAGGCGACATAGTATTGTCGAAAGTATTTGCTCGAGGCTGGGGCATGTTGAAGAGGTCACAATTGTGGAGCCTTCTATTTTCAGAGAAGCTGAAGTTACTGTCAAGGTGTATTTTGATGTTGATGATCAGATTACCCTAACGCGAGAAGTTGAAATTATTAAGGGTAAAACTCCGGTGGAGCTTGATTTTCGTTATGAAGGCTTGCAGAAGTTTTGTCTTCTCTGTGGGAGTCTCAGGCATGAATACGAACTATGTAGTGAATGTTCTAAGATGCAACCACGCCAGTTTGAACTGATGGATATTGGAACTAACCCATATGCCTCAGTTCAGGAGAGAGATGCAGCTATCAGAGAGTACATCACTATAAAGGAGACTGGAGAATCTTCTGGTACTGCTACTCTTATGCAAACAGAGCCGCCTCCTGCACTCGCAGCTCCTAGACAGATGACACAATCAAGGGGCCAGGGAGTAGTCATCAACCCAGCTGAAGCCGCTCCAACTCAAGCTCATCTGCAAGTCGTTCCAGCGACCTCTGCTCCAGATCAACGGGCTAAGAGAAAGACACCAGCTGATAAAGAGGAACAGGCTTCAACATCAGCAAAGCGTATCAAAACAGAACACCCCAACTATGGTTCGGTGGTTCTCCTTAAACCACAAGGAGAACCATGA
- the LOC106376090 gene encoding G-type lectin S-receptor-like serine/threonine-protein kinase SD1-1 isoform X2, which yields MNTILAGMKLGKNFKTQQEWSLTSWKTLKDPSTGEYTLSLDTRGLPQLILRKKGDPSYSYRLGSWNGLSFTGAPAMGRENTLFNYKFTSSAQEVNYSWTPRRDIVSRLVLNTTGKLQRFIQSKQHEWNLANTAPEDECDYYSICGAYAVCGISSKNTPSCSCLQGFKPKSGRKWNISRGAEGCVHEVPTKCGKKDIFVKFPGMKLPDTSWSWYDSRNAMTLEDCKVKCSSNCSCTAYANTDIRKGGKGCLLWFGDLLDMREYASFGQDVYIRMGFAKKEFKGREKVGMIVGSVMSIAVVLVAVFACYRKKIMKRYHGESLIKRVGEEDMDMGLPILDIKAIYIATDDFSYINFLGRGGFGPVYKGRLENGQEIAVKRLCENSGQGVLEFKNEVKLIAKLQHRNLVRLLGCCIQGEERMLIYEYMPNKSLDFFIFDERRRRELDWGKRSNIIYGIARGLLYLHQDSRLRIIHRDLKAGNVLLDNDMNPKISDFGLAKSFGGDQSESSTNRVVGTYGYMPPEYAIDGHFSVKSDVFSFGVLVLEVITGKTNRGFQHADHDLNLLGHVWKLWVEDRAIEVPEEDLLEETCAVSEILRCIHVALHCVQQKPEDRPTMASVVLMFGSDGSLPDPKKPGFFTNRNVPDVSSSLSRSINQVSITMIQGR from the exons ATGAATACAATACTCGCGGGTATGAAGCTTGGGAAGAACTTCAAGACACAACAAGAATGGTCTCTAACGTCTTGGAAAACCCTAAAAGATCCATCCACTGGTGAGTACACTTTGTCTCTAGACACTCGAGGCTTACCACAGTTGATCTTGAGGAAGAAAGGAGATCCGAGTTATTCATACCGCTTAGGATCTTGGAACGGCTTATCATTCACCGGAGCTCCAGCTATGGGGCGAGAGAACACCTTATTCAACTACAAATTCACGTCGAGTGCGCAAGAAGTAAACTACTCGTGGACCCCTCGACGCGATATCGTCTCAAGATTGGTTCTAAACACCACAGGGAAACTCCAGAGGTTTATACAGTCGAAGCAACACGAGTGGAACTTAGCAAACACAGCACCAGAGGATGAGTGTGACTACTACTCCATATGCGGAGCTTACGCAGTTTGTGGGATCAGTAGCAAAAACacaccttcatgttcatgtttgCAAGGGTTCAAGCCAAAGTCAGGTCGAAAGTGGAATATTTCGAGAGGAGCTGAGGGATGTGTCCATGAGGTTCCAACCAAATGCGGTAAGAAAGATATATTTGTGAAGTTTCCAGGTATGAAGTTACCAGACACTTCATGGTCTTGGTACGATTCAAGAAATGCAATGACACTTGAGGATTGTAAGGTCAAGTGTTCAAGTAACTGCTCTTGCACGGCTTACGCGAATACTGATATTCGTAAGGGAGGAAAAGGCTGTTTGCTTTGGTTTGGTGACTTACTTGATATGAGAGAGTATGCTAGCTTTGGACAAGATGTTTACATAAGAATGGGTTTTGCTAAAAAGGAGTTTAAAGGAAGAGAGAAGGTGGGAATGATTGTTGGATCAGTGATGAGCATCGCAGTTGTTTTGGTTGCTGTATTTGCATGCTACAGAAAGAAGATCATGAAGAGATATCATG gAGAAAGTTTGATAAAAAGAGTTGGGGAAGAGGACATGGACATGGGCTTGCCTATTCTTGACATTAAAGCGATTTACATAGCCACTGATGATTTCTCATACATAAACTTTCTAGGAAGAGGAGGGTTTGGACCAGTTTACAAG GGTAGGTTAGAGAATGGACAAGAAATAGCGGTGAAGAGATTATGTGAAAACTCAGGACAAGGAGTGCTAGAGTTCAAGAACGAAGTTAAACTAATAGCAAAACTTCAACATCGTAACCTCGTGAGGCTTTTAGGATGTTGCATTCAAGGTGAAGAACGTATGTTGATCTATGAGTATATGCCTAACAAAAGCTTAGACTTCTTTATCTTCG ATGAAAGGAGACGTAGAGAGTTGGATTGGGGGAAGAGGAGTAACATTATCTATGGAATTGCACGAGGGCTTCTTTATCTTCATCAAGATTCGAGGTTGAGGATCATACATAGAGATCTAAAAGCTGGAAATGTTTTACTAGACAATGATATGAACCCTAAGATCTCAGATTTTGGACTAGCCAAATCTTTTGGTGGAGATCAGAGTGAATCAAGCACAAACAGAGTCGTGGGTACATA TGGTTATATGCCTCCGGAGTATGCAATTGATGGACATTTCTCAGTCAAATCCGATGTGTTCAGCTTCGGTGTATTAGTACTTGAGGTCATAACTGGCAAGACGAACCGTGGGTTTCAACATGCAGATCATGATCTTAACCTTCTTGGACAC GTGTGGAAACTGTGGGTTGAAGACAGAGCAATAGAAGTGCCGGAGGAAGATTTGCTGGAAGAAACATGTGCTGTCTCGGAGATTCTAAGATGTATCCATGTGGCTTTGCATTGTGTTCAACAGAAACCAGAAGACAGACCAACCATGGCTTCTGTTGTGTTGATGTTTGGGAGTGATGGTTCTCTCCCTGATCCGAAAAAACCTGGTTTTTTCACCAACAGGAACGTTCCAGATGTTTCTTCATCTCTAAGTCGTTCGATAAACCAAGTTTCCATTACAATGATACAAGGTCGGTAG
- the LOC106376090 gene encoding G-type lectin S-receptor-like serine/threonine-protein kinase SD1-1 isoform X1 has protein sequence MRKIPSMFWVPLFLLSSSFSVALDYSVITPRDSLKDGDTLSSTDHVFQLGFFSFDQDEQPQHRFLCLWYKQPFAVVWVANRNNPLYGTSGFLNLSASGDLQLFDGEHRALWSSSSSSKATKPAKNPYLKINCTGNLLLGDDEEAVLWQSFDDPMNTILAGMKLGKNFKTQQEWSLTSWKTLKDPSTGEYTLSLDTRGLPQLILRKKGDPSYSYRLGSWNGLSFTGAPAMGRENTLFNYKFTSSAQEVNYSWTPRRDIVSRLVLNTTGKLQRFIQSKQHEWNLANTAPEDECDYYSICGAYAVCGISSKNTPSCSCLQGFKPKSGRKWNISRGAEGCVHEVPTKCGKKDIFVKFPGMKLPDTSWSWYDSRNAMTLEDCKVKCSSNCSCTAYANTDIRKGGKGCLLWFGDLLDMREYASFGQDVYIRMGFAKKEFKGREKVGMIVGSVMSIAVVLVAVFACYRKKIMKRYHGESLIKRVGEEDMDMGLPILDIKAIYIATDDFSYINFLGRGGFGPVYKGRLENGQEIAVKRLCENSGQGVLEFKNEVKLIAKLQHRNLVRLLGCCIQGEERMLIYEYMPNKSLDFFIFDERRRRELDWGKRSNIIYGIARGLLYLHQDSRLRIIHRDLKAGNVLLDNDMNPKISDFGLAKSFGGDQSESSTNRVVGTYGYMPPEYAIDGHFSVKSDVFSFGVLVLEVITGKTNRGFQHADHDLNLLGHVWKLWVEDRAIEVPEEDLLEETCAVSEILRCIHVALHCVQQKPEDRPTMASVVLMFGSDGSLPDPKKPGFFTNRNVPDVSSSLSRSINQVSITMIQGR, from the exons ATGAGAAAGATTCCTTCTATGTTTTGGGTACCTCTGTTCTTACTATCATCTTCTTTCTCTGTTGCTTTGGACTATAGTGTCATCACTCCAAGAGACTCTCTGAAAGATGGAGATACTCTTAGTTCTACAGACCATGTCTTCCAGTTAGGGTTTTTCAGTTTCGACCAAGACGAGCAGCCTCAACATCGGTTTCTTTGCTTGTGGTACAAGCAACCATTTGCAGTCGTTTGGGTAGCCAACCGAAACAATCCTCTCTATGGCACTTCTGGATTCTTGAACTTGAGTGCTAGTGGGGATCTTCAGCTATTCGACGGTGAACACCGAGCCTTgtggtcatcatcatcatcatcaaaagcTACTAAACCGGCGAAAAATCCCTACTTAAAGATCAACTGTACAGGGAATCTTCTCTTGGGCGATGATGAGGAAGCTGTGTTGTGGCAAAGTTTTGATGATCCCATGAATACAATACTCGCGGGTATGAAGCTTGGGAAGAACTTCAAGACACAACAAGAATGGTCTCTAACGTCTTGGAAAACCCTAAAAGATCCATCCACTGGTGAGTACACTTTGTCTCTAGACACTCGAGGCTTACCACAGTTGATCTTGAGGAAGAAAGGAGATCCGAGTTATTCATACCGCTTAGGATCTTGGAACGGCTTATCATTCACCGGAGCTCCAGCTATGGGGCGAGAGAACACCTTATTCAACTACAAATTCACGTCGAGTGCGCAAGAAGTAAACTACTCGTGGACCCCTCGACGCGATATCGTCTCAAGATTGGTTCTAAACACCACAGGGAAACTCCAGAGGTTTATACAGTCGAAGCAACACGAGTGGAACTTAGCAAACACAGCACCAGAGGATGAGTGTGACTACTACTCCATATGCGGAGCTTACGCAGTTTGTGGGATCAGTAGCAAAAACacaccttcatgttcatgtttgCAAGGGTTCAAGCCAAAGTCAGGTCGAAAGTGGAATATTTCGAGAGGAGCTGAGGGATGTGTCCATGAGGTTCCAACCAAATGCGGTAAGAAAGATATATTTGTGAAGTTTCCAGGTATGAAGTTACCAGACACTTCATGGTCTTGGTACGATTCAAGAAATGCAATGACACTTGAGGATTGTAAGGTCAAGTGTTCAAGTAACTGCTCTTGCACGGCTTACGCGAATACTGATATTCGTAAGGGAGGAAAAGGCTGTTTGCTTTGGTTTGGTGACTTACTTGATATGAGAGAGTATGCTAGCTTTGGACAAGATGTTTACATAAGAATGGGTTTTGCTAAAAAGGAGTTTAAAGGAAGAGAGAAGGTGGGAATGATTGTTGGATCAGTGATGAGCATCGCAGTTGTTTTGGTTGCTGTATTTGCATGCTACAGAAAGAAGATCATGAAGAGATATCATG gAGAAAGTTTGATAAAAAGAGTTGGGGAAGAGGACATGGACATGGGCTTGCCTATTCTTGACATTAAAGCGATTTACATAGCCACTGATGATTTCTCATACATAAACTTTCTAGGAAGAGGAGGGTTTGGACCAGTTTACAAG GGTAGGTTAGAGAATGGACAAGAAATAGCGGTGAAGAGATTATGTGAAAACTCAGGACAAGGAGTGCTAGAGTTCAAGAACGAAGTTAAACTAATAGCAAAACTTCAACATCGTAACCTCGTGAGGCTTTTAGGATGTTGCATTCAAGGTGAAGAACGTATGTTGATCTATGAGTATATGCCTAACAAAAGCTTAGACTTCTTTATCTTCG ATGAAAGGAGACGTAGAGAGTTGGATTGGGGGAAGAGGAGTAACATTATCTATGGAATTGCACGAGGGCTTCTTTATCTTCATCAAGATTCGAGGTTGAGGATCATACATAGAGATCTAAAAGCTGGAAATGTTTTACTAGACAATGATATGAACCCTAAGATCTCAGATTTTGGACTAGCCAAATCTTTTGGTGGAGATCAGAGTGAATCAAGCACAAACAGAGTCGTGGGTACATA TGGTTATATGCCTCCGGAGTATGCAATTGATGGACATTTCTCAGTCAAATCCGATGTGTTCAGCTTCGGTGTATTAGTACTTGAGGTCATAACTGGCAAGACGAACCGTGGGTTTCAACATGCAGATCATGATCTTAACCTTCTTGGACAC GTGTGGAAACTGTGGGTTGAAGACAGAGCAATAGAAGTGCCGGAGGAAGATTTGCTGGAAGAAACATGTGCTGTCTCGGAGATTCTAAGATGTATCCATGTGGCTTTGCATTGTGTTCAACAGAAACCAGAAGACAGACCAACCATGGCTTCTGTTGTGTTGATGTTTGGGAGTGATGGTTCTCTCCCTGATCCGAAAAAACCTGGTTTTTTCACCAACAGGAACGTTCCAGATGTTTCTTCATCTCTAAGTCGTTCGATAAACCAAGTTTCCATTACAATGATACAAGGTCGGTAG
- the LOC106376088 gene encoding calcium-binding protein KRP1 translates to MASPKSPTRPTQQNPEPSFHDFLPAMAGKLGGEGLIGELCNGFELLMDREKGVITFESLRRNAAVVLGLGDLTDEDVRSMIKEGDFDCDGALNQMEFCVLMFRLSPDLMDASRCLVTEAIEEEYGRY, encoded by the coding sequence ATGGCGTCACCAAAGTCACCAACCAGACCGACCCAACAAAACCCAGAACCCAGTTTCCACGATTTCCTTCCAGCCATGGCCGGGAAGCTAGGAGGCGAGGGTCTGATCGGAGAGCTCTGCAACGGATTCGAGCTGTTGATGGACCGAGAGAAGGGTGTCATCACGTTCGAGAGCCTCCGGCGTAACGCGGCGGTGGTGCTGGGTCTCGGAGATCTGACGGACGAAGACGTAAGGTCTATGATCAAGGAAGGAGATTTCGACTGCGACGGGGCGTTGAACCAGATGGAGTTCTGCGTGTTGATGTTCAGGCTTAGTCCCGACTTGATGGATGCGTCGAGGTGTCTGGTCACGGAAGCCATCGAGGAGGAATACGGCCGGTATTGA
- the LOC106376087 gene encoding indole-3-acetic acid-amido synthetase GH3.5, translating to MPEAPKNESLEVFDLTLDEKNKRRLQLIEELTSNADQVQRRVLEEILTRNADVEYLKRHDLDGRTDRDTFKNVMPVITYEDIQPEINRIANGDKSPILSSKPISEFLTSSGTSGGERKLMPTIEEELDRRSFLYSFLMPVMSQFVPGLDKGKGMYFLFIKSESKTPGGLPARPVLTSYYKSSHFKERPFDPYTNYTSPNETILCSDSYQSMYSQMLCGLCQHHEVLRVGAVFASGFIRAIKFLEKHWTELVRDIRTGTLSSSITDPSVREAVAKILKPSPKLAEFVESECKKKSWQGIITRLWPNTKYVDVIVTGTMSQYIPTLDYYSNGLPLVCTMYASSECYFGVNLRPLCKPSEVSYTLIPTMAYFEFLPVHRNTGVTNSINLPKALTEKEQQELVDLVDVKLGQEYELVVTTYAGLCRYRVGDLLKVTGFKNKAPQFSFICRKNVVLSIDSDKTDEVELQNAVKNAVTHLVPFDASVSEYTSYADTSSIPGHYVLFWELCLDGNTPIPPSVFEDCCLALEESLNTVYRQGRVSDKSIGPLEIKIVEAGTFDKLMDYAICLGASINQYKTPRCVKFAPIIELLNSRVVDSYFSPKCPKWVPGHKQWGSN from the exons ATGCCTGAAGCACCGAAAAATGAATCTTTAGAGGTTTTCGACCTGACGCTCGACGAGAAGAACAAGAGGAGGCTTCAGTTAATCGAAGAGCTGACCTCCAACGCCGACCAAGTCCAGAGAAGGGTCTTGGAGGAGATCTTGACCCGCAATGCTGACGTGGAGTATCTCAAGCGACATGACCTCGATGGTCGCACAGACCGAGACACCTTCAAAAACGTGATGCCGGTTATAACCTATGAGGATATCCAGCCTGAGATCAACAGGATCGCTAATGGTGATAAATCTCCTATCCTCTCCTCAAAGCCCATCTCTGAGTTCCTCACCAG CTCTGGGACATCTGGTGGAGAGAGGAAGCTAATGCCAACGATCGAAGAGGAACTAGACAGAAGATCATTTCTCTACAGCTTCTTGATGCCCGTGATGAGCCAGTTTGTTCCTGGTCTTGACAAAGGCAAAGGAATGTATTTCTTGTTCATCAAGTCTGAGTCCAAGACACCAGGAGGCCTCCCTGCTCGTCCTGTCTTAACCAGTTACTACAAATCTTCCCATTTCAAAGAAAGACCTTTTGACCCTTACACCAACTACACAAGCCCCAACGAGACCATCCTTTGCTCTGACTCTTACCAAAGCATGTACTCTCAGATGCTGTGTGGCTTATGCCAACACCATGAGGTTCTCCGAGTAGGCGCTGTCTTCGCCTCTGGTTTCATCAGAGCTATCAAGTTTCTTGAGAAGCATTGGACCGAGCTGGTCCGTGACATCAGAACCGGTACTCTAAGTTCCTCAATAACCGATCCTTCGGTGCGTGAAGCCGTCGCCAAGATCCTTAAACCGAGCCCCAAACTCGCAGAGTTCGTGGAGTCAGAGTGCAAAAAGAAATCTTGGCAAGGGATCATCACTAGGCTATGGCCTAACACAAAGTATGTGGATGTGATTGTGACCGGGACAATGTCTCAGTACATTCCAACTTTGGATTACTACAGCAATGGCTTGCCTCTTGTCTGCACAATGTACGCTTCTTCCGAGTGTTACTTTGGTGTGAATTTGAGGCCACTCTGCAAACCTAGCGAGGTCTCTTACACGCTCATACCAACCATGGCTTATTTCGAGTTTTTGCCTGTTCATAGAAACACAGGTGTTACTAACTCCATCAATCTACCTAAGGCACTCACTGAAAAAGAGCAACAAGAGCTTGTTGATCTAGTTGATGTTAAGCTTGGCCAAGAGTACGAGCTTGTTGTCACAACTTATGCCG GACTTTGTAGATACAGAGTTGGTGATTTGTTGAAAGTGACTGGCTTCAAGAACAAGGCACCTCAATTCAGTTTCATATGCCGCAAGAATGTGGTGTTGAGTATAGATTCCGACAAGACCGACGAGGTTGAGCTTCAAAACGCAGTCAAGAACGCAGTGACACACCTCGTCCCATTCGATGCATCTGTCTCTGAGTACACGAGCTATGCGGATACAAGTTCTATCCCTGGCCATTATGTCCTTTTCTGGGAGTTATGTTTGGATGGAAACACACCGATCCCTCCTTCAGTCTTTGAGGATTGCTGCTTAGCCCTAGAAGAGTCTCTCAACACTGTTTATAGACAAGGAAGGGTTAGTGACAAGTCCATAGGCCCGCTTGAGATCAAGATTGTTGAGGCAGGGACATTCGATAAGCTCATGGATTATGCGATCTGCTTGGGAGCATCGATTAATCAGTATAAGACGCCGAGATGCGTGAAGTTTGCTCCAATAATTGAGCTATTGAATTCAAGAGTTGTTGATAGTTACTTCAGCCCCAAGTGTCCTAAATGGGTACCTGGTCACAAGCAGTGGGGAAGTAACTAG